A portion of the Paenibacillus hamazuiensis genome contains these proteins:
- a CDS encoding ABC transporter permease produces MNQSLWEQLLKQFDMRSGDLWLATLQHIDLVLMSMAIAVFVGIPLGIAITRVPSLRTGILGGAGVLQTVPSLALLGFMIPLFGIGMKTAIAALFLYSLLPIIRNTCTGIMEVDRSVIEAARGMGLTNLQILFKVELPLALSVIMAGIRTATVINVGTATLAAFIGAGGLGDFIFLGITRNIDALVLIGALPAAVLAMALDFLLGSMERLSTPRGLKI; encoded by the coding sequence ATGAACCAAAGCTTGTGGGAACAACTGCTGAAGCAGTTCGATATGCGCAGCGGCGATCTTTGGCTTGCGACGCTGCAGCATATCGATCTGGTGCTTATGTCGATGGCGATTGCCGTCTTCGTCGGGATTCCGCTCGGCATAGCGATCACGAGGGTCCCCTCGTTAAGAACCGGCATCCTTGGCGGCGCAGGCGTTCTGCAAACCGTACCGAGCCTGGCACTGCTCGGATTCATGATCCCTTTGTTCGGCATCGGCATGAAAACGGCTATCGCCGCACTTTTTCTGTATTCGCTGCTGCCGATCATCCGCAATACGTGCACCGGAATTATGGAAGTCGACCGTTCGGTCATCGAGGCGGCTCGCGGGATGGGGCTGACGAACCTGCAAATTTTGTTCAAAGTGGAGCTGCCCCTCGCGTTATCCGTCATTATGGCCGGCATCCGCACCGCCACGGTGATCAACGTAGGCACGGCGACGCTGGCGGCGTTCATCGGAGCCGGAGGCCTGGGCGATTTTATTTTTCTCGGCATCACGCGGAATATTGACGCCTTGGTGCTGATAGGTGCCTTGCCGGCGGCGGTGCTCGCGATGGCTCTTGATTTTTTGCTCGGTTCGA
- a CDS encoding ABC transporter ATP-binding protein encodes MLTFDQVSKTFPDGSAAVKSMSFDIQQGEFIVFIGPSGCGKTTTMKMINRLIPHTGGTIRIKGKDILKENLVELRRNIGYVIQQIGLFPHYTIEENIALVPQLKGWNKAARKERARELLRMIGLEPSAYASRYPRELSGGQQQRVGVARALAADPEIILMDEPFGALDPITREQLQEELIRLQKSLNKTIVFVTHDMDEALKLADRIGVMKDGELLQMDTPEKLLREPAHGFVETFIGKNRIYKNPEFISVKEIMRENPATASPSLEPARALSLMRQRKTDTLLVGDDEGKLKGIVSAYELQACMDRIATIDEIIAPADRILDEDATAQDALIAITETRFGVIPVLNADMRISGVVTRSSLLTTFANQWAGRKVAL; translated from the coding sequence ATGCTAACTTTCGATCAGGTCAGCAAGACGTTTCCCGACGGCTCGGCGGCCGTCAAGTCGATGAGCTTTGACATCCAGCAAGGAGAATTCATCGTTTTTATCGGACCGAGCGGCTGCGGAAAAACGACGACGATGAAGATGATCAACCGGCTGATCCCCCATACCGGCGGGACGATCCGCATCAAAGGGAAAGACATCCTCAAGGAGAATCTTGTGGAGCTCAGGCGGAATATCGGCTACGTGATCCAGCAGATCGGCTTGTTCCCCCACTATACGATCGAGGAAAATATAGCGCTCGTCCCTCAATTGAAGGGCTGGAACAAAGCCGCGAGAAAAGAGCGCGCCCGCGAGCTGCTGCGGATGATCGGCCTGGAGCCGTCCGCCTACGCGAGCCGCTACCCCCGCGAGCTGTCCGGCGGGCAGCAGCAAAGAGTCGGCGTCGCCCGGGCGCTTGCGGCCGATCCGGAAATCATCCTGATGGATGAGCCGTTCGGGGCGCTTGATCCGATCACACGGGAGCAGCTGCAGGAGGAGCTTATCCGGCTGCAAAAATCGCTGAACAAAACGATTGTTTTCGTCACACACGATATGGATGAGGCTTTGAAGTTGGCCGACCGGATCGGGGTCATGAAGGACGGAGAGCTGCTGCAGATGGATACGCCGGAAAAGCTGCTGCGCGAGCCCGCCCATGGTTTTGTCGAAACGTTCATCGGAAAAAACCGCATTTATAAAAATCCCGAGTTCATTTCGGTGAAGGAAATCATGCGCGAGAATCCCGCCACCGCTTCTCCTTCCCTCGAACCGGCCCGAGCGTTGTCGCTCATGCGCCAGCGCAAAACCGATACGCTGCTTGTCGGTGACGACGAAGGCAAGCTGAAGGGCATCGTCTCCGCCTACGAGCTGCAGGCTTGTATGGACCGCATCGCGACGATTGATGAAATCATCGCGCCAGCAGACCGCATCCTGGATGAAGACGCAACCGCCCAGGACGCATTGATTGCGATAACCGAAACGCGCTTCGGGGTCATTCCCGTGTTGAATGCGGATATGAGAATCAGCGGGGTCGTGACAAGATCCAGCCTGCTTACCACATTTGCCAATCAATGGGCAGGAAGGAAGGTGGCGTTATGA
- a CDS encoding MDR family MFS transporter — protein MNAYHIWRSASGESKVLLVSVLCVNLGFYSFIPYLSIYLTGSFGWSLALTGVLLGVRQLSQQGVTFLGGLLADRLGCKPTLVAGLFVRAAGFGSFAVCSELWQFFLSAVLSGLGGALFEPAFQAAFARLTPQELRKPLFSLKNMLVNIAMIASTLLGSLLLSLDFRFLSLGTGLIYFVLALYVLKGLRPLEVDIHGHNVAEDIVSILKDVPFVLYTLILVGYYFLYMQLYLTIPRAAAIATGDQTSVAYIYATVSVSVIVLQLRVTRLAEKFPSRFLPIGAGTLCMGFGLLLFGMADGLAAMCACSVLFAVGTMIAAPLLLDAIPSFAPPGKLASYYGFNGYAMAVGGALSTSLGGWLYDTGTGLGAGWLPWVGCFVVSLLAAGCFYWFYMKKEVVSPSAGQP, from the coding sequence TTGAACGCTTATCATATTTGGCGATCGGCCTCGGGGGAAAGCAAGGTGCTGCTCGTCTCGGTGCTTTGCGTCAATCTGGGCTTTTATTCATTTATTCCATATCTCAGCATCTATTTAACCGGAAGTTTCGGCTGGTCCTTGGCATTGACGGGAGTATTGCTCGGAGTGCGGCAGCTTTCCCAGCAAGGTGTTACGTTTCTCGGAGGTCTGCTCGCCGACCGTCTGGGCTGCAAGCCGACTTTGGTCGCCGGATTGTTCGTGCGCGCGGCCGGCTTCGGATCGTTCGCTGTATGCAGCGAGCTGTGGCAATTTTTTCTCAGCGCGGTGTTGTCCGGACTGGGCGGCGCTTTGTTCGAGCCGGCGTTTCAGGCGGCGTTCGCCAGGCTGACGCCGCAGGAGCTTCGCAAGCCGCTGTTTTCCCTTAAAAACATGCTCGTCAACATCGCGATGATCGCCTCCACGCTGCTCGGAAGCCTGCTTCTGTCGCTCGACTTCCGCTTCCTGTCGCTCGGAACGGGCCTCATTTATTTCGTGCTGGCGCTGTACGTGCTGAAAGGGCTTCGTCCGCTGGAAGTGGACATACACGGCCACAACGTTGCCGAAGATATCGTCTCCATTTTGAAGGACGTCCCGTTTGTGCTGTACACGCTGATTTTGGTCGGTTACTACTTTTTGTACATGCAGCTCTATTTAACGATTCCGCGGGCGGCGGCGATTGCAACCGGAGATCAGACAAGCGTCGCTTACATTTACGCCACGGTCTCGGTTTCCGTAATCGTTCTTCAGCTGCGGGTTACCCGGCTTGCGGAAAAGTTCCCCAGCCGCTTTCTGCCGATCGGCGCGGGCACGTTGTGCATGGGGTTCGGCCTGCTGCTGTTCGGCATGGCGGACGGGCTTGCCGCGATGTGCGCCTGCTCGGTGCTGTTTGCCGTCGGCACGATGATTGCCGCCCCGCTGCTGCTTGATGCGATCCCTTCCTTTGCTCCGCCGGGCAAGCTCGCCTCCTATTACGGCTTTAACGGGTACGCGATGGCCGTCGGCGGAGCGCTCAGCACCTCGCTCGGCGGATGGCTGTACGATACGGGAACCGGGCTCGGAGCGGGCTGGCTGCCGTGGGTCGGCTGCTTCGTCGTCTCCTTGCTGGCGGCCGGGTGCTTTTATTGGTTTTACATGAAAAAGGAAGTTGTCTCCCCGAGCGCCGGACAACCGTGA
- a CDS encoding TrkA C-terminal domain-containing protein → MQEMAGYKSIALDIAQRIVSGEFPVRSKISGRTLLASQYRVSPETIRKAVGLLRDENIVSVSQGKEIIIVSAQNAYDYITRNNYLKSVYSLRQDLEQLLEAKKDIDRKFEVLLTEIIEASDRLKNLKPYHPVEITVLGESHIVGKTIAELQFWQNTGATIVALRRGTNVSISPGPHVIILENDILVVVGDDKVYQRTEQFINRPAAE, encoded by the coding sequence ATGCAGGAAATGGCCGGCTATAAGTCGATAGCGCTCGATATCGCCCAAAGAATCGTGAGCGGGGAGTTTCCCGTACGCAGTAAAATTTCCGGGCGCACCTTACTCGCAAGCCAATACCGGGTTTCCCCGGAAACGATCCGCAAAGCGGTAGGCTTGCTGAGGGACGAAAATATCGTCTCCGTTTCGCAAGGCAAGGAGATCATTATCGTTTCGGCGCAAAACGCTTACGACTACATCACGAGAAACAACTATTTGAAATCCGTCTACTCGCTGCGCCAGGATCTGGAACAGCTGCTGGAGGCAAAAAAAGACATCGACCGCAAATTCGAGGTGCTGCTGACCGAAATTATCGAAGCGTCCGACCGGCTTAAGAACCTGAAGCCGTATCATCCGGTCGAAATCACGGTTCTGGGCGAATCTCATATCGTCGGGAAAACGATAGCCGAGCTGCAGTTTTGGCAAAATACCGGCGCGACCATCGTCGCCCTGCGCAGAGGCACGAACGTATCGATTTCCCCCGGGCCCCACGTGATCATTTTGGAAAACGATATCCTGGTCGTCGTCGGCGACGATAAGGTGTATCAAAGAACGGAACAATTTATTAACCGTCCCGCCGCTGAGTGA
- a CDS encoding LLM class flavin-dependent oxidoreductase, producing the protein MIRLSVLDQSHISEGRTARDALSETTRLAQEAENSGYTRFWVSEHHAFKALAHSSPEVLIAHLAAHTSHIRLGSGGVMLPHYSAYKVAENFRLLEALHPGRIDVGFGRAPGGLPLSTRALQEGKYSDIDNYPEQVTDVMAYLHDALPEDHPYARLKASPMIATAPPVWLLGSSNESARIAARLGVSYGFAQFFGVTGGDEAFRLYREAFRPSPYQEKPMSLAAVLVICAETDEEANRLAASSDLFFLRLERGLEQDSLPSVETAYDYPYTELDMDIIRRGRQRRFVGSPETVKEQLLALSERFRTDELMVVTPVHDFAARIRSYQLLAEAFELKK; encoded by the coding sequence TTGATCCGACTCAGCGTGCTCGATCAATCGCATATATCCGAAGGCCGCACGGCCCGGGACGCGTTATCCGAAACGACGCGCCTCGCCCAGGAGGCCGAGAATTCCGGCTATACCCGCTTCTGGGTATCCGAGCATCACGCGTTCAAAGCGCTCGCGCATTCCAGCCCCGAGGTGCTGATCGCCCATTTGGCCGCGCATACGTCGCACATCCGGCTCGGCTCCGGCGGGGTGATGCTCCCGCATTACAGCGCCTACAAGGTCGCTGAAAATTTCCGGCTGCTCGAGGCTCTTCATCCGGGACGTATCGATGTCGGGTTTGGCCGCGCTCCGGGAGGGCTGCCTCTGTCCACGCGTGCTTTGCAGGAAGGCAAATATTCGGACATCGACAATTACCCGGAGCAGGTGACCGATGTAATGGCTTATTTGCATGACGCTCTTCCCGAAGATCATCCGTACGCCAGGCTTAAAGCATCGCCGATGATCGCGACGGCGCCGCCGGTATGGCTGCTCGGATCGAGCAACGAAAGCGCGAGAATCGCCGCCCGTCTGGGCGTCTCCTACGGGTTCGCGCAATTTTTCGGCGTGACGGGCGGCGATGAAGCATTCCGCCTTTACCGCGAAGCATTCCGGCCTTCCCCTTATCAGGAGAAGCCGATGTCCCTTGCCGCCGTGCTCGTCATTTGCGCCGAGACGGACGAGGAGGCGAACCGACTTGCCGCAAGCTCCGATTTGTTTTTCCTGCGGCTGGAGCGCGGTCTGGAGCAGGATTCCCTGCCTTCGGTGGAAACGGCCTATGACTATCCTTACACCGAGCTGGATATGGATATCATCCGCAGGGGCCGCCAGCGCCGCTTTGTCGGCTCGCCCGAAACGGTTAAGGAACAGCTGCTGGCGCTCAGCGAGCGGTTTCGGACAGACGAGCTGATGGTCGTCACTCCCGTTCACGATTTTGCGGCCCGCATCCGTTCCTATCAGCTGCTGGCCGAAGCGTTTGAACTGAAAAAATAA
- a CDS encoding DUF1904 family protein, which translates to MPFIRFHGFDEGFLKSFSPLLKQQLSVIMGVHENIVKIELVSSQPISDLPKYVEILMFPRPQEAHDVIAKWLNDQLEQRGFPKTHIFFVLLAPSLYYKEGKPLVNYTYAEWPAMKT; encoded by the coding sequence ATGCCGTTTATCCGATTCCATGGGTTTGACGAGGGCTTTCTGAAGTCCTTTTCTCCTTTGCTCAAACAACAATTGTCCGTCATCATGGGGGTTCATGAAAACATCGTCAAAATCGAGCTTGTTTCTTCGCAGCCGATTTCCGATCTTCCGAAGTATGTGGAAATTTTGATGTTCCCGCGTCCCCAGGAGGCGCATGACGTCATTGCAAAATGGCTGAATGACCAGCTGGAGCAGCGCGGTTTTCCGAAGACACATATCTTTTTCGTGCTGCTGGCCCCTTCGCTTTATTACAAGGAAGGCAAACCGCTGGTCAATTATACGTATGCCGAATGGCCGGCTATGAAAACATAA
- a CDS encoding MerR family transcriptional regulator codes for MKELKIDDVAKETGLTKRTIRYYEEIGLISPPQRTVGGVRLYSGEDVERIKKLLIAREVLGFSLQELQQFVKLSDIIEEHKSKFCTSSDREQRKADLEQIDCGLREEIAMIELKLRRMEAFKQELQQLRECVRDILKQEAD; via the coding sequence GTGAAGGAATTAAAAATCGACGATGTCGCCAAGGAAACGGGGCTGACGAAACGAACGATCCGCTACTACGAGGAAATCGGGCTTATTTCCCCGCCGCAGCGAACGGTCGGCGGCGTCCGTTTATACTCGGGCGAAGACGTGGAGCGGATCAAGAAGCTGCTGATCGCCAGAGAGGTTCTCGGTTTTTCCTTGCAGGAGCTCCAGCAATTTGTCAAACTAAGCGATATTATTGAGGAACATAAGAGCAAGTTCTGCACATCATCCGACCGGGAGCAGAGAAAAGCCGATCTCGAGCAAATCGACTGCGGTCTGCGGGAGGAAATCGCGATGATCGAGCTGAAGCTGCGTCGGATGGAAGCCTTTAAGCAGGAATTGCAGCAGCTCCGCGAATGCGTGCGGGACATTTTGAAGCAAGAGGCAGACTAG
- a CDS encoding HD-GYP domain-containing protein → MRNGFQSLLTMLSKHDGDTYRHVMRVAGLAQIWAASCMADQPEKRLVFILGCCMHDIGKLRIRGDILRKRGKLENDEWLEMKSHPSFGIELLFEHQIMHHPLLEVVMYHHERWDGKGYPVGLSGYEIPELARMCSIADAFDAMTTDRVYKRGISIDEAKRELLAQAGAQFDEYYVKQFLELPSGLLQHTPQIGLKGLLQEASRYFQ, encoded by the coding sequence GTGCGGAACGGATTTCAATCCCTATTGACGATGTTGTCGAAGCACGATGGGGATACGTATCGTCATGTTATGCGCGTGGCCGGGTTGGCCCAAATCTGGGCCGCCTCCTGCATGGCGGATCAACCGGAGAAACGGCTCGTTTTTATATTAGGCTGCTGTATGCACGATATCGGGAAGCTGCGTATCCGGGGCGATATTTTGCGGAAGCGCGGCAAGCTGGAGAATGACGAATGGCTTGAAATGAAATCCCATCCCTCGTTCGGGATCGAATTGTTGTTCGAGCACCAAATTATGCATCATCCTTTGCTTGAGGTCGTGATGTATCATCATGAACGTTGGGATGGAAAAGGGTATCCGGTAGGGCTGTCCGGGTACGAAATTCCGGAGCTGGCCCGAATGTGTTCTATTGCGGATGCGTTTGACGCCATGACTACCGACCGTGTGTACAAGCGGGGGATTTCGATCGACGAGGCGAAACGCGAGCTTCTTGCTCAAGCGGGAGCTCAGTTTGACGAATATTACGTCAAGCAATTTTTGGAGCTGCCGAGCGGGCTTCTTCAGCATACGCCGCAAATCGGCCTGAAAGGATTGCTGCAGGAAGCGAGCCGTTATTTTCAATAA
- a CDS encoding response regulator, whose product MYRILLVDDEYETRNGLSHYFPWSEIGFHIAAQKENGKEALEYMEWHPVDVLLSDIRMPIMSGLELAKAVMLRKWPTKIILLTGHKDFEYARQAVNLGASRFITKPSSFEEIRDVF is encoded by the coding sequence ATGTACCGCATACTGCTTGTGGACGATGAGTATGAAACAAGAAATGGACTATCCCATTATTTTCCATGGAGTGAAATTGGATTCCACATTGCCGCGCAAAAGGAAAACGGAAAGGAAGCGCTGGAATATATGGAGTGGCATCCTGTCGACGTGCTGTTAAGCGATATCCGGATGCCGATCATGTCCGGCCTTGAGCTCGCCAAAGCGGTTATGCTCAGAAAATGGCCGACGAAAATCATTTTGCTGACCGGGCATAAAGATTTTGAATATGCCAGGCAAGCGGTCAATCTCGGGGCGTCACGTTTTATTACGAAGCCAAGCTCTTTCGAAGAAATCAGAGATGTTTTTTAA
- a CDS encoding helix-turn-helix domain-containing protein, protein MKKELDDQFSLPKYAETFKYRDDGRAVGNNVIETIKHYTENHYKDITLDKVAKVVHMNPNYVSTYFKEKTGENFSDYLLSIKMKKAADLLGDVRLKTYEVSQMIGYSNTKNFTRTFKKFFGVSPREYRNKRGMNDV, encoded by the coding sequence TTGAAAAAAGAGCTCGACGACCAATTTTCGCTGCCTAAATATGCGGAGACGTTCAAGTATCGGGACGACGGCCGCGCCGTCGGCAATAACGTGATAGAAACGATTAAGCATTATACCGAAAACCATTATAAGGACATCACCCTGGACAAAGTCGCCAAAGTCGTGCATATGAACCCGAACTATGTCAGTACTTATTTCAAAGAAAAGACCGGAGAAAACTTCTCCGACTATCTGCTTTCCATCAAAATGAAAAAAGCGGCGGACCTGCTGGGGGATGTCCGGTTGAAAACCTACGAAGTCAGTCAAATGATCGGGTACAGCAATACCAAAAACTTCACCCGCACGTTCAAAAAATTTTTCGGGGTCAGTCCCCGCGAATACAGAAATAAACGAGGAATGAACGATGTATAG
- a CDS encoding cache domain-containing sensor histidine kinase — protein sequence MYRKLFVKNLLIFTVPLLIPLILLGTLTQYITNKYVKTSFTKSNLAVLGQVQNNVETILDEINSLYLHYGVTYDVKYDLTEALNSKQISSYQSRRFLSVSSSYLYTESTAKPYIHSIYVYFDNPYGQFLSSGGGIVQLDQFYDKDWYESFQNNPSDKTVRVESRSIRNSSAGKPAEVLSLYQNIYSSGNEQPIGVIVLNVDKSYFAKALDKIDTHRKQEFFILDQDNNLLFQAISADSKKTGTLLSKINDEGFYSTVTVNKRSFVVSHINSSRSGWKYISVIPEKRLYRTPHELTRLTVLLGLLSLLLGFAITFVFMRRNHARVQELISIVRAAEKDEYPQAAQVPFQDDEYGYIAHNVIKSFITQHQLKLMLSEKKLRLQQAQYLALTSQMNPHFLFNTLSTIYWKVVALTGGPNEVNRMIENLSNILKYALDLPGKTVPMEKEISQTRSYIEIQKVRYQDKFDVLWKVPPEIHPLPVIKMLLQPLIENSLYHGIKEKAGPGFIKVKIAKRHSMIHITIVDNGIGMRTSRLQEVKKLLELGEFPSGHVGLSNVYNRLKLMYDSRFSIRLWSKINWGTVIEIAYPIE from the coding sequence ATGTATAGAAAATTGTTTGTCAAGAACCTGCTGATCTTTACGGTCCCGCTTCTCATTCCCCTCATTTTGCTTGGGACTTTAACCCAATACATTACCAACAAGTACGTGAAAACGTCCTTCACCAAAAGCAATCTGGCGGTCCTCGGCCAGGTTCAAAACAATGTCGAAACGATCCTCGACGAGATAAACTCCCTTTATCTGCATTACGGCGTTACATACGATGTAAAGTACGATCTGACGGAAGCTCTCAATTCGAAACAAATAAGCAGCTACCAAAGCCGCCGGTTTTTAAGCGTGTCCAGCAGTTACCTGTACACCGAATCGACAGCCAAACCGTATATTCATTCGATCTACGTCTATTTCGACAATCCTTACGGACAGTTTCTATCATCCGGCGGAGGTATCGTTCAGCTGGATCAGTTTTACGACAAAGACTGGTACGAAAGCTTTCAAAACAATCCGTCAGACAAAACGGTAAGGGTCGAATCAAGATCGATCCGCAATTCGTCCGCCGGGAAGCCCGCAGAAGTCTTAAGCCTTTATCAAAACATCTATTCCTCCGGAAATGAACAGCCCATAGGCGTTATTGTCTTAAACGTCGACAAATCGTATTTCGCTAAAGCTTTGGATAAGATCGACACTCACAGGAAGCAGGAATTTTTCATCCTGGACCAGGACAACAATCTTTTATTCCAGGCCATCTCCGCCGATTCAAAAAAAACCGGAACACTCCTTTCAAAGATTAACGATGAGGGCTTTTATTCCACCGTTACGGTGAACAAGAGATCGTTCGTCGTTTCCCATATAAACTCGTCCAGGTCGGGATGGAAATATATATCCGTCATTCCGGAAAAACGGCTGTATCGGACGCCCCATGAGCTTACTCGGTTGACCGTGTTGCTGGGACTGCTCTCTTTGCTGCTCGGGTTTGCCATCACGTTCGTGTTCATGCGCCGCAACCACGCTCGCGTTCAGGAACTCATTTCGATTGTCCGGGCGGCGGAGAAGGACGAGTATCCGCAAGCGGCCCAGGTTCCGTTTCAGGACGACGAGTACGGCTATATCGCTCACAACGTTATTAAATCGTTTATTACCCAGCATCAATTAAAGCTCATGTTGTCCGAAAAAAAACTACGACTGCAGCAGGCACAATATTTGGCTTTAACATCGCAAATGAATCCCCATTTTCTGTTCAACACCTTGTCCACCATCTATTGGAAAGTCGTCGCATTGACGGGAGGTCCGAACGAAGTGAACCGGATGATCGAGAACTTGTCCAATATCCTGAAGTATGCGCTGGATTTGCCCGGAAAGACCGTACCTATGGAAAAGGAGATCAGCCAAACCCGAAGTTATATCGAAATACAAAAAGTGCGGTATCAAGACAAATTCGACGTCTTATGGAAAGTACCGCCCGAAATCCATCCGCTGCCGGTCATCAAAATGCTGCTGCAGCCGCTTATCGAAAACTCTCTCTATCACGGGATTAAAGAAAAGGCGGGTCCCGGGTTCATCAAGGTCAAGATCGCCAAACGGCATTCCATGATACATATCACGATCGTCGATAATGGAATCGGCATGCGAACAAGCCGCCTGCAGGAAGTCAAAAAGCTGCTTGAACTCGGCGAATTTCCTTCCGGACATGTCGGTCTGAGCAACGTTTATAACCGATTAAAATTGATGTACGATAGCCGTTTTTCCATCAGACTTTGGAGCAAGATCAACTGGGGAACGGTTATTGAAATCGCCTACCCTATCGAATAA
- a CDS encoding Gfo/Idh/MocA family protein has translation MAKRAVFGIIGGSGFRAQFYLRIAQALPDRFTVNGMVVRDEEKGRALERQWHIPTYRNVDQLLEAGKPDFVVLSVSKDAAVGYMLDLAERGIPVLAETPPAPTLEGLLELHEKLGRKGAKIQVAEQYQYQPMHAARYRIVRSGRLGNITQATVSISQFYHAVSLIRKMLGIGFEEAAIRAMRFESPPRPERSTEGRENRHVAERFGVDRFRRQARHLRFYEQPAPLLDPLQPYFDPRRAGGNIRRPA, from the coding sequence ATGGCAAAACGCGCGGTATTCGGAATCATCGGGGGAAGCGGGTTTCGGGCGCAGTTTTATTTACGAATCGCTCAGGCGCTTCCCGACCGGTTTACAGTAAACGGCATGGTAGTCCGGGACGAAGAAAAAGGCCGGGCTCTCGAACGGCAGTGGCATATCCCGACATACCGGAACGTCGATCAGCTTCTGGAAGCGGGAAAACCCGACTTTGTCGTGCTTTCCGTCAGCAAGGACGCGGCTGTCGGTTATATGCTGGATTTGGCGGAGCGGGGCATTCCGGTGCTGGCCGAGACGCCGCCGGCCCCGACGCTTGAGGGACTGCTCGAGCTTCATGAAAAGCTCGGCCGGAAGGGAGCCAAAATCCAGGTCGCCGAGCAGTATCAATACCAGCCGATGCACGCGGCCCGCTACCGGATCGTTCGGTCCGGCAGGCTGGGCAATATTACGCAGGCGACCGTGTCGATATCGCAGTTTTACCACGCGGTCAGCCTGATCCGCAAAATGCTCGGCATCGGCTTCGAGGAGGCCGCAATCCGCGCGATGCGGTTCGAGTCGCCGCCCCGACCGGAGCGGTCCACCGAAGGACGAGAAAATCGTCATGTCGCAGAGAGATTTGGCGTGGATCGATTTCGGCGGCAAGCTCGGCATTTACGATTTTACGAACAACCAGCACCGCTCCTGGATCCGCTCCAACCATATTTCGATCCGCGGCGAGCGGGGGGAAATATTCGACGACCGGCTTAA
- a CDS encoding DUF1904 family protein: MPQLTVRGIGEAVMASISKPLVEELARVCGCGTDNFTIDCLRVASVFGGQAAETYPFIEVAWFERGGEVRDRFAEALTRHVRQAGVAEVEIAFKVYKEDAYYINGKPCG; this comes from the coding sequence ATGCCACAATTAACGGTTCGCGGCATCGGCGAGGCTGTGATGGCTTCGATCAGCAAGCCGCTCGTCGAGGAGCTTGCACGCGTATGCGGCTGCGGGACGGATAACTTTACGATCGACTGCCTTCGGGTTGCGTCCGTGTTCGGCGGACAAGCGGCGGAGACGTACCCGTTCATAGAGGTCGCCTGGTTCGAGCGGGGCGGCGAGGTGCGGGACCGCTTCGCTGAGGCGCTCACCCGGCATGTCCGGCAGGCGGGCGTCGCCGAAGTGGAGATCGCCTTCAAGGTATACAAGGAAGACGCTTATTATATCAACGGCAAGCCGTGCGGATAG
- a CDS encoding DUF4214 domain-containing protein yields the protein MQIMHKMHQKNGADFVTELFRQLLDREPDEGGLNYYMYLLQSGMSKHQMMIDIMQSHEAFLLYHRPAGPVTDPFHTAARKLRYVLTLPPEEFVEAMFAELLCRKPDFSGCGSFLQLLRQGITPFQAWMEVMRSEEFSMLLGTNRTNFARVVIQHYLSLVR from the coding sequence ATGCAAATTATGCACAAAATGCACCAAAAAAACGGCGCCGACTTTGTCACCGAGCTGTTCCGGCAGCTTCTTGACAGAGAGCCGGACGAAGGCGGATTAAACTACTATATGTATTTGCTTCAATCGGGGATGAGCAAACATCAAATGATGATCGACATCATGCAAAGCCACGAGGCTTTTTTGCTGTATCACCGTCCTGCCGGGCCGGTCACCGATCCGTTTCATACAGCGGCGAGAAAACTGCGATACGTGCTGACCTTGCCGCCGGAGGAGTTCGTCGAAGCAATGTTCGCGGAGCTGCTCTGCCGAAAGCCCGATTTTTCCGGATGCGGCTCCTTCCTTCAATTGCTCCGGCAAGGTATCACGCCGTTTCAAGCATGGATGGAGGTGATGAGGTCGGAGGAATTTTCCATGCTGCTCGGGACGAACCGGACAAATTTCGCAAGAGTTGTTATCCAACATTATCTCAGTTTAGTCAGGTAG